A genome region from Hevea brasiliensis isolate MT/VB/25A 57/8 chromosome 9, ASM3005281v1, whole genome shotgun sequence includes the following:
- the LOC110653341 gene encoding eukaryotic translation initiation factor 2 subunit beta isoform X2 codes for MADESLNDVKDEMTEFAPFDNTKKKKKKKVVIQDTGDDSVDKLTEKTESLSVSDGVESTFTGLKKKKKKPVESGILNEESGEAGEDLDGENEGGEGNAQEQQLYPWEGSDRDYEYEELLGRVFNILRENNPELAGDRRRTVMRPPQVLREGTKKTVFVNFMDLCKTMHRQPDHVMTFLLAELGTSGSLDGQQRLVVKGRFAPKNFEGILRRYINEYVICIGCKSPDTILSKENRLFFLRCEKCGSGRSVAPIKAGFVARVGRRNAGT; via the exons ATGGCGGACGAAAGTCTCAATGATGTAAAGGACGAGATGACAGAG TTTGCCCCCTTTGATAAcacaaaaaagaagaaaaagaagaaggttGTTATACAGGATACTGGAGATGATTCTGTGGACAAACTTACTGAGAAAACTGAATCCTTGTCAG TCTCTGATGGGGTTGAGAGTACTTTTACTGGtttaaaaaagaagaagaagaaacca GTAGAATCTGGTATTTTAAATGAGGAAAGTGGGGAAGCAGGAGAAGATTTGGATG GAGAGAATGAAGGAGGAGAAGGAAATGCCCAAGAACAGCAGCTTTATCCTTGGGAGGGGAGTGATCGTGATTATGAATATGAGGAG CTCCTTGGTAGGGTCTTCAATATTTTGCGTGAGAACAATCCAGAGCTTGCAGGAGATAGGCGGAGAACTGTGATGAGGCCTCCACAAGTTCTTCGTGAGGGAACAAAGAAAACTGTTTTTGTAAACTTCATGGATCTCTGCAAGAC AATGCATCGGCAGCCAGACCATGTCATGACCTTCCTACTTGCTGAGTTGGGGACAAGTGGATCACTTGATGGACAGCAAAGGTTAGTCGTGAAGGGGAGATTTGCTCCCAAAAATTTTGAGGGGATCCTGCGTCGATACATTA ATGAGTATGTCATTTGCATTGGTTGCAAAAGTCCAGACACAATACTTTCAAAGGAGAATCGTCTCTTCTTTCTCAGATGCGAGAAG TGTGGTTCTGGACGATCAGTTGCCCCTATCAAAGCTGGTTTTGTTGCACGTGTTGGCCGCAGAAATGCTGGGACATGA
- the LOC110653100 gene encoding heat stress transcription factor B-4b, with amino-acid sequence MAFTVERCDVEMVFSVDSQKAVPAPFLTKTYHLVDDPITDHIVSWGDDNTSFVVWKPPEFARDLLPNYFKHNNFSSFVRQLNTYGFKKVVADRWEFANEYFRKGAKHLLSEIHRRKTPQHQHQHQPVLAHQNLQQEESFGRNIIDHPIFPLSPKPTTDLLRALSEDNQRLRRKNYMLLSELSHTKSLYNDIIYFIQSHAKPVPVVPYEQRGYSSTTPKIVQLGSCQDQQISSKNLGLGKSSLTLTEESNYRPVKLFGVPLSGKKRLHPEVMIDQQ; translated from the exons ATGGCTTTTACAGTGGAGAGATGTGATGTAGAGATGGTGTTCTCTGTAGATTCACAGAAGGCAGTTCCTGCACCATTCTTAACCAAGACTTATCACCTTGTTGATGACCCTATCACTGACCACATAGTCTCTTGGGGAGATGATAATACCTCCTTCGTTGTGTGGAAACCTCCTGAATTTGCAAGAGATCTCCTCCCCAATTACTTCAAGCACAACAACTTCTCAAGCTTTGTTAGGCAGCTCAACACTTAt GGATTTAAGAAAGTAGTTGCAGATAGATGGGAGTTTGCAAATGAGTACTTCAGAAAAGGAGCAAAGCACTTATTATCTGAGATCCACAGGAGAAAAACACCACAGCACCAGCACCAACACCAACCAGTACTAGCTCATCAAAatctccaacaagaagaaagtttTGGCCGGAATATTATTGATCATCCAATATTTCCATTATCTCCAAAACCCACCACAGATCTCCTAAGAGCACTTTCTGAAGATAATCAGAGGCTGAGAAGGAAAAACTACATGCTTTTATCAGAACTTTCCCACACGAAGAGCCTCTACAATGACATTATCTACTTCATCCAAAGCCATGCAAAGCCTGTACCAGTAGTGCCCTATGAGCAAAGGGGTTATAGTTCAACAACTCCTAAGATTGTACAATTGGGTTCTTGTCAAGATCagcaaataagctctaaaaatcttGGTTTGGGTAAGTCTTCACTGACTTTAACTGAGGAATCAAATTATAGACCAGTGAAGCTTTTTGGAGTCCCTCTCAGTGGCAAGAAGAGGCTGCACCCAGAAGTGATGATAGATCAACAATAA
- the LOC110653341 gene encoding eukaryotic translation initiation factor 2 subunit beta isoform X1 gives MADESLNDVKDEMTEFAPFDNTKKKKKKKVVIQDTGDDSVDKLTEKTESLSVSDGVESTFTGLKKKKKKPVESGILNEESGEAGEDLDDHVGENEGGEGNAQEQQLYPWEGSDRDYEYEELLGRVFNILRENNPELAGDRRRTVMRPPQVLREGTKKTVFVNFMDLCKTMHRQPDHVMTFLLAELGTSGSLDGQQRLVVKGRFAPKNFEGILRRYINEYVICIGCKSPDTILSKENRLFFLRCEKCGSGRSVAPIKAGFVARVGRRNAGT, from the exons ATGGCGGACGAAAGTCTCAATGATGTAAAGGACGAGATGACAGAG TTTGCCCCCTTTGATAAcacaaaaaagaagaaaaagaagaaggttGTTATACAGGATACTGGAGATGATTCTGTGGACAAACTTACTGAGAAAACTGAATCCTTGTCAG TCTCTGATGGGGTTGAGAGTACTTTTACTGGtttaaaaaagaagaagaagaaacca GTAGAATCTGGTATTTTAAATGAGGAAAGTGGGGAAGCAGGAGAAGATTTGGATG ATCATGTAGGAGAGAATGAAGGAGGAGAAGGAAATGCCCAAGAACAGCAGCTTTATCCTTGGGAGGGGAGTGATCGTGATTATGAATATGAGGAG CTCCTTGGTAGGGTCTTCAATATTTTGCGTGAGAACAATCCAGAGCTTGCAGGAGATAGGCGGAGAACTGTGATGAGGCCTCCACAAGTTCTTCGTGAGGGAACAAAGAAAACTGTTTTTGTAAACTTCATGGATCTCTGCAAGAC AATGCATCGGCAGCCAGACCATGTCATGACCTTCCTACTTGCTGAGTTGGGGACAAGTGGATCACTTGATGGACAGCAAAGGTTAGTCGTGAAGGGGAGATTTGCTCCCAAAAATTTTGAGGGGATCCTGCGTCGATACATTA ATGAGTATGTCATTTGCATTGGTTGCAAAAGTCCAGACACAATACTTTCAAAGGAGAATCGTCTCTTCTTTCTCAGATGCGAGAAG TGTGGTTCTGGACGATCAGTTGCCCCTATCAAAGCTGGTTTTGTTGCACGTGTTGGCCGCAGAAATGCTGGGACATGA
- the LOC110653340 gene encoding F-box protein At2g32560 — translation MLLYFLITCCFSFFFLKSLPLKPLRSWASEVGLLFLWFWKELLLFPYFGSLRNTLFRASYLGRIPSKISMKKMALTSNGKLEKSVDETAGMSVLDLPELALECILERLPPAGLCSMAGVCTSLRERCISDHLWERHMKQKWGRIIGRAAYRKWQFHRASSKNFGCCKQGNQKGLMKLLSIVWPISWMKSKDTNNNNIIKHSSSLPVDSIMSWYLALETGRFWFPAQVYNRENGHVGFMLSCYDAELCYDPQTDTFQARYPPHGRRAVAMEIGVQWERLRAPPVDTSPHDLHISDCLNDLHPGDYIEIQWRRNKEFPYGWWYGVVGHLESCDGNENYCRCHDSDTVVLEFHQYTRGSRWRCTIINRNYHREEGNEADGFYGGIRKLKSNEEISRWQQLWPTEVLE, via the exons ATGTTACTTTATTTCTTGATCACTTGTTgtttctccttcttctttttaAAGTCCCTCCCTCTCAAGCCACTGCGTTCATGGGCAAGTGAAGTGGGATTGTTGTTTCTTTGGTTCTGGAAAGAATTGTTATTGTTTCCTTATTTTGGGTCCCTGAGAAATACACTTTTCAGAGCTTCTTATCTCGGTAGAATTCCTTCTAAAATCTCCATGAAGAAAATGGCCTTGACTTCAAATGGAAAGCTAGAAAAATCTGTGGATGAGACTGCAGGGATGTCAGTTTTGGACTTGCCAGAACTGGCCTTGGAATGCATTCTTGAGAGGCTACCACCTGCTGGGCTTTGTAGCATGGCAGGTGTTTGTACTTCGTTGAGGGAAAGGTGTATTAGTGACCACCTATGGGAAAGGCACATGAAGCAAAAATGGGGTAGAATTATTGGTCGTGCTGCTTACAGGAAGTGGCAATTTCATAGAGCTTCAAGCAAGAATTTTGGCTGTTGCAAACAAGGCAACCAAAAAGGGTTAATGAAGCTTCTATCTATAGTTTGGCCAATTTCCTGGATGAAATCAAAGGATACTAATAACAATAATATTATCAAGCATAGCAGTTCTTTGCCTGTTGATTCTATCATGTCCTGGTACCTTGCTCTTGAGACTGGCAGGTTCTGGTTCCCAGCTCAGGTCTATAACCGTGAG AATGGGCATGTTGGGTTCATGTTATCTTGCTATGATGCTGAGCTTTGCTATGATCCCCAGACTGACACATTTCAAGCCAG GTACCCGCCACATGGAAGGAGAGCAGTTGCCATGGAAATTGGTGTGCAATGGGAAAGGCTTAGAGCACCACCTGTTGATACTTCTCCACATGATCTGCACATCTCTGATTGCTTGAATGATTTACACCCCGGTGATTACATTGAGATTCAGTGGAGAAGAAACAAAGAGTTCCCTTATG GTTGGTGGTATGGTGTTGTAGGTCACTTGGAGTCATGTGATGGGAATGAAAATTATTGCCGGTGTCATGATAGTG ACACTGTAGTTTTGGAGTTCCATCAGTACACTCGCGGCTCGCGGTGGAGATGTACAATTATCAACAGGAATTACCATAGAGAGGAGGGGAATGAAGCAGATGGATTTTATGGAGGAATCAGAAAGCTAAAGAGCAATGAAGAAATTTCCAGGTGGCAGCAGCTTTGGCCAACTGAAGTCTTGGAATAG